From the genome of Parafrankia discariae, one region includes:
- a CDS encoding MarP family serine protease has product MNLLDLVLIVLVVMFAVSGYRQGFAVGALSFVGFLGGGVLGAKVARPFAELIGREEDGALVGLLVVVGLALIGQVAGTALGATLRGRLTWRPGQRLDSVAGAVLSGVSVLLVAWLVATAVDRSPFQTLARAARGSEVLGVVDTTMPDDVRHTFSDLRRLMDDQGFPEVFAGLDGERIVAADPPDPAIVGAPAVRDAAASIIKVRGQAPSCGKQVEGTGFVFAPQRVMTNAHVVAGVTEAVVEVDSGTLRAEVVLFDPDRDVAVLYVPGLLRPPLRFQSEPPGDTGDSAVVAGYPQDGPYTTVAARIRNEQTARAPDIYSRGTVRREIYAIRGRVRPGNSGGPLLSSAGTVYGVVFAAATDNNDTGYVLTADEVSEPARQGAQALVPVSTQSCD; this is encoded by the coding sequence GTGAACCTTCTCGATCTCGTTCTGATCGTCCTGGTCGTGATGTTCGCGGTCTCCGGGTATCGCCAGGGGTTCGCGGTGGGGGCGCTGTCGTTCGTCGGCTTCCTCGGCGGCGGCGTACTCGGCGCCAAGGTGGCGCGGCCCTTCGCCGAGCTCATCGGCCGCGAGGAGGACGGCGCGCTGGTCGGCCTCCTCGTCGTGGTCGGCCTGGCCCTCATCGGGCAGGTCGCGGGCACGGCGCTCGGGGCGACCCTGCGCGGCCGGCTCACCTGGCGGCCGGGCCAGCGGCTGGACTCGGTCGCCGGCGCCGTGCTCTCCGGCGTGTCCGTGCTGCTGGTCGCCTGGCTCGTCGCGACCGCCGTCGACCGTTCGCCGTTCCAGACTCTCGCCCGCGCCGCCCGCGGGTCCGAGGTGCTGGGCGTCGTCGACACCACCATGCCGGACGACGTCCGGCACACCTTCTCCGACCTGCGCCGGCTGATGGACGACCAGGGCTTCCCCGAGGTGTTCGCCGGCCTGGACGGTGAGCGCATCGTGGCCGCCGACCCACCGGACCCGGCGATCGTCGGCGCGCCCGCCGTGCGGGACGCCGCGGCGAGCATCATCAAGGTGCGGGGGCAGGCGCCGTCCTGCGGGAAGCAGGTGGAGGGCACCGGCTTCGTCTTCGCGCCCCAGCGGGTGATGACGAACGCGCACGTCGTGGCCGGTGTCACCGAGGCCGTCGTGGAGGTGGACTCCGGGACGCTGCGGGCCGAGGTCGTGCTGTTCGACCCCGACCGGGACGTGGCCGTCCTGTATGTGCCGGGGCTGCTCCGGCCGCCGCTGCGCTTCCAGTCCGAGCCGCCCGGCGACACCGGCGACTCGGCGGTCGTCGCCGGCTATCCCCAGGACGGCCCGTACACCACCGTGGCCGCGCGCATCCGCAACGAGCAGACCGCGCGGGCGCCGGACATCTACTCCCGTGGCACGGTGCGCCGCGAGATCTACGCGATCCGCGGGCGGGTCCGGCCGGGCAACTCCGGCGGGCCACTGCTCTCCAGCGCCGGAACGGTCTACGGCGTGGTCTTCGCCGCCGCCACCGACAACAACGACACCGGGTACGTGCTGACGGCCGACGAGGTCAGCGAGCCCGCGCGGCAGGGAGCCCAGGCCCTCGTGCCGGTGAGCACCCAGAGCTGCGACTGA
- a CDS encoding cupredoxin domain-containing protein has protein sequence MTSRSARSALVALATAVAVLTALTGCGSGGDDAGPPSAAATLAPSVSDGVQVFAVVGQVDQTFSARELVAHPGTIRVDFSVAKGSAPHNFVISAIPGATTRIVSAGNSQSITFTADRPGRYPVVCTLHQGMTATLVIV, from the coding sequence ATGACCTCAAGATCCGCTCGATCGGCCCTGGTCGCGCTGGCCACGGCCGTGGCGGTGCTCACCGCGCTGACCGGGTGCGGGAGCGGTGGCGACGACGCCGGCCCACCTTCGGCCGCGGCGACGCTGGCCCCGAGCGTCAGTGACGGTGTCCAGGTCTTCGCCGTGGTCGGCCAGGTGGACCAGACGTTCTCCGCCCGGGAGCTCGTCGCCCACCCCGGCACGATCCGGGTCGACTTCTCGGTCGCCAAGGGGTCCGCGCCGCACAACTTCGTCATCTCCGCCATCCCCGGTGCCACCACGAGGATCGTCAGCGCCGGCAACTCACAGTCGATCACGTTCACCGCCGACAGGCCCGGGCGATATCCGGTGGTCTGCACCCTGCACCAGGGCATGACCGCCACCCTTGTGATCGTCTGA